A window from Photobacterium leiognathi encodes these proteins:
- a CDS encoding MerR family transcriptional regulator, which yields MNVEVKLYSISEVSELTGVNSVTLRAWQRRYGLLVPQRTPKGHRLYTDNDIAKIHDILAWLDKGVSIGKVKPLLEGAVEHQQSDVEKIELVEETLSFIEQGKLQQVENRLREALKLYPFKTLEEQFLQPIEDYISRTENPLKALHMSIWNTVVVQCFVSIFGKVNAEKNTPCLVMSYASINNHHVWQQALKLAYDGNYVTVLCDISGKLTGLSSLLQDQQIKAMYIVGENKLDNKQLAEIESLISECDITCEFIGSIKNIHQGEFGV from the coding sequence GTGAACGTTGAAGTGAAGTTGTATTCAATCAGTGAAGTATCGGAGTTAACAGGGGTGAACTCTGTAACCCTACGTGCATGGCAGCGTCGTTATGGCTTATTAGTGCCACAACGAACGCCAAAAGGGCACCGATTATATACCGACAATGATATTGCCAAGATCCATGACATTCTTGCGTGGTTAGATAAAGGGGTATCTATCGGTAAAGTGAAACCGTTACTAGAAGGAGCGGTTGAACATCAGCAATCTGATGTAGAGAAAATAGAGCTGGTGGAGGAAACCTTAAGCTTTATTGAGCAAGGGAAATTGCAGCAAGTAGAAAATAGACTGCGTGAAGCTTTAAAGCTCTATCCATTTAAGACCCTAGAAGAGCAGTTTTTACAGCCGATTGAAGATTATATTTCACGCACGGAAAACCCGCTTAAAGCGCTACATATGAGCATCTGGAATACCGTGGTGGTGCAGTGTTTTGTCTCGATTTTTGGCAAAGTAAATGCTGAAAAAAATACACCTTGTTTAGTCATGAGTTATGCCTCGATTAATAATCATCATGTGTGGCAACAAGCATTGAAATTAGCTTATGACGGTAACTATGTAACGGTGCTTTGTGATATTTCAGGCAAGTTAACAGGGCTGTCTTCATTGCTGCAAGATCAGCAGATCAAAGCCATGTATATCGTTGGTGAAAATAAACTGGATAACAAACAGTTAGCGGAAATAGAGAGCTTGATCAGCGAATGTGACATCACTTGTGAGTTTATTGGCAGTATCAAAAACATTCACCAAGGGGAATTTGGGGTGTAG
- a CDS encoding YbgA family protein, with protein MGIPVGISACVLGEKVRFDGGHKRNRFVAEDLSEYFDFRAVCPEMAIGMPVPRPVIRLQDNGIEVRLVDSKDDSIDHTEKMKAFADAIIPSFEWLRGYVVCAKSPSCGMERVKLYLKNGNSVPGGSVGIYTQQLMESMPWLPVEEDGRLCDPVLRENFIFRVYALDDLYRSVEGGITRDKIIKFHSRYKLCLMAHHQASYRELGRLVSKIHEWDDLVEFFLTYRQQFMDALKKRASRKNNTNVLMHIQGYFKRDLDKQQKAELRDVIMRYREGLLPLVAPLTLINHHLTVNPDEYLSQQAYLAPYPEKLLLRYSL; from the coding sequence ATGGGCATTCCTGTTGGTATTAGTGCATGTGTATTAGGTGAAAAAGTTCGCTTTGATGGTGGACATAAACGTAATCGTTTTGTGGCTGAAGATCTAAGCGAGTATTTCGATTTTAGAGCTGTTTGTCCTGAAATGGCGATTGGGATGCCTGTTCCTCGTCCTGTGATTAGATTGCAAGATAACGGTATTGAAGTACGTCTTGTTGATAGCAAAGATGACAGTATCGATCATACCGAGAAAATGAAGGCATTTGCTGATGCGATTATTCCTAGCTTTGAGTGGTTACGTGGCTATGTGGTATGTGCTAAATCACCTTCTTGCGGCATGGAACGTGTGAAATTGTATTTAAAAAATGGTAACTCAGTACCGGGTGGTTCAGTTGGTATTTATACTCAGCAACTAATGGAATCCATGCCGTGGTTACCAGTCGAAGAAGATGGACGTTTATGTGATCCGGTATTACGTGAAAACTTCATTTTCCGCGTATATGCTCTTGATGATTTATATCGCTCAGTAGAAGGTGGTATCACCCGTGACAAAATCATCAAATTCCATTCTCGCTATAAACTTTGCCTTATGGCACATCATCAAGCCTCTTACCGAGAGTTAGGGCGTCTAGTTTCTAAAATCCACGAATGGGATGATCTGGTTGAGTTCTTCTTAACTTATCGTCAGCAATTTATGGATGCGTTGAAGAAACGCGCAAGCCGTAAAAACAACACTAATGTGTTAATGCACATTCAAGGTTACTTTAAACGTGATTTAGACAAGCAACAAAAAGCCGAACTGCGTGATGTGATCATGCGTTATCGTGAAGGTTTGTTACCACTTGTTGCACCATTAACCTTGATTAATCATCATCTTACAGTAAACCCTGATGAGTATTTATCGCAGCAAGCGTACTTAGCACCATACCCTGAAAAACTACTATTGCGTTATTCATTATAA
- a CDS encoding TIGR02450 family Trp-rich protein — translation MNRLSPKKLLNSKWTAAQPQNKEKHFIITDVETNESGEVLFCTMEAVMSKREFNVNWQDLKNNLVWYQGWK, via the coding sequence ATGAACAGGCTTAGTCCGAAAAAGCTGCTGAATAGCAAATGGACAGCAGCACAGCCACAGAACAAAGAGAAGCACTTCATCATTACCGATGTCGAAACCAATGAAAGTGGTGAAGTGTTGTTCTGCACTATGGAAGCGGTGATGTCGAAACGAGAATTTAACGTAAATTGGCAAGATTTAAAGAATAACTTGGTGTGGTACCAAGGCTGGAAATAA